One window of Quercus robur chromosome 12, dhQueRobu3.1, whole genome shotgun sequence genomic DNA carries:
- the LOC126709231 gene encoding zinc finger A20 and AN1 domain-containing stress-associated protein 1-like yields MSSEQNEGTSYQPSEPKLCANNCGFFGNAATMNLCSKCYRDYHMKEENAASAKAAMEKSLNPQPQPTQPLQSSFSTESFKPVGSSSSSSTTSLTFGATATVGVQEQEEEAQPPKVSNRCFSCNKKVGLTGFRCKCGSTFCGTHRYAEKHDCTFDFKGVGRNAIAKSNPVVKADKMVERF; encoded by the coding sequence atgagttcTGAGCAGAACGAGGGAACAAGCTACCAGCCATCAGAGCCAAAGCTCTGTGCCAACAACTGTGGGTTCTTTGGCAATGCAGCGACCATGAATCTTTGCTCCAAGTGCTACAGAGACTACCACATGAAAGAAGAAAACGCGGCTTCTGCTAAAGCCGCCATGGAAAAATCTCTCAACCCACAACCTCAACCAACTCAGCCCCTACAATCCAGTTTCTCAACGGAGAGCTTCAAGCCTGTGGGatcctcttcttcatcttcaacgACGTCGTTGACATTCGGAGCTACTGCTACTGTCGGTgttcaagaacaagaagaagaagcgcAACCTCCAAAGGTGTCGAATCGGTGTTTTAGCTGTAACAAGAAGGTGGGTCTGACTGGGTTCAGATGCAAGTGTGGGAGTACTTTCTGTGGGACCCACAGGTACGCGGAGAAGCATGATTGTACTTTTGACTTCAAGGGGGTTGGACGCAATGCTATTGCCAAGTCCAACCCTGTGGTTAAGGCTGATAAGATGGTCGAGAGGTTCTGA